Proteins from a single region of Dictyostelium discoideum AX4 chromosome 5 chromosome, whole genome shotgun sequence:
- the gacJJ gene encoding RhoGAP domain-containing protein (pleckstrin homology (PH) domain-containing protein) — MAAPSSNYQLYGLKIGFPPGGLMRNKQMKFNDYGITVKEAIQIITNKQGMQNPDSYTLQITYSDEPSSINTSSGNIGSNNNSSSNTPLTGSLGMGPPPPSASIGGGGGGGDNGITNSGNIGSSSNSDLKKSTSSGIVNVNNSSNAPTRRLKWMDDNEKLISYPLGAHDVVIELKKKYQLIKVYDGKQTMNLIVDITKPLSDLMDLVSCKFKLRSTSDCKLFTYGKEINLNSNIKNLNIDTSLPFILRDNNDPNSLSLESIQWDNGNGFFVGGNGGIGGIGSDDDADDINNNLSVPAKSIINPVREGYLKKQDKKKSWKTRYFKLTDKYLYWYKSPTAIKASGMIICKDYHIKLAPSTHSKEVKLEFTPKHMIAGATTIIHYIKFENEQELKQWTVLPIVIESSNDSGSNNSNTSGGNQSMIGKKVFGVPIEKTVSGNNEIPAVVLQTIDYIEKKAMDIVGIFRLSGSVLTIEQWKAKYDKGEKVDLFQEVDPHAVAGLLKLYLRELPDPLLTYEKYDNFIAAQSIDDFPSRIKLIKHLVKSLPPVNYAVLSYLMAFVGKVATHSAANKMQVHNLSTVFGPNLIKDRQDSGDYGNNVQVLVEDTPIINALALSLIRDYQYIFTDKEIPEQKILAKSLYEYAGNDDGTTSEDDKDLLFPKGATIKVTQQGTDGWWTGEYQGKQGKFPASYVELLPHSPSTLLRTKSNSNLTKKKKFMLEMESTKTKNQEIDKNIKQLEITKKELESTINDLENEKAALENDPTIKAMMNLLANAKTNKDIAMIPKNIDVLFQKFEEYKSSHEALATTKTTLIDEYEQFNNNPKKRLDTKEKEQIQQKYDNLSIIIDKSQKIRSKSINSKKIINDDLVELKKIFSL; from the exons ATGGCAGCACCAAGTAGTAATTATCAACTTTATGGACTTAAAATTGGATTTCCTCCAGGTGGATTAATGAGAAATAAACAAATGAAATTCAATGATTATGGTATAACAGTAAAAGAGGCAATTCAAATCATTACAAATAAACAAGGAATGCAAAATCCAGATTCATATACATTACAAATTACATATTCAGATGAACCGTCATCAATAAATACAAGTAGTGGAAATATtggttcaaataataatagtagtagtaatacaCCTTTAACAGGTTCATTAGGTATGGgaccaccaccaccttcTGCATCAATTGGAGGTGGTGGCGGTGGTGGTGATAACGGTATCACCAATAGTGGTAATATTggaagtagtagtaatagtgatTTAAAAAAGTCAACATCATCTGGTATTgtaaatgttaataatagtagtaatgcACCAACTAGAAGATTAAAATGGAtggatgataatgaaaagtTAATCTCTTATCCATTGGGTGCACATGATGTAgtgattgaattaaaaaagaaatatcaattaattaaagtttaTGATGGTAAACAAACtatgaatttaattgtaGATATTACAAAACCATTAAGCGATTTAATGGATTTGGTatcttgtaaatttaaattaagaTCAACAAGtgattgtaaattatttacatatGGAaaag aaattaatttaaacagtaatattaaaaatttaaatattgatacatcattaccatttattttaagagataataatgatccaaattcattatcattagaatcaattcaatgggataatggtaatggattttttgttggtggtaatggtggtattggtggtattggaagtgatgatgatgcagatgatattaataacaatttatCTGTACCAGCcaaatcaatcattaatCCAGTTAGAGAAGgttatttaaagaaacaagataaaaagaaatcttgGAAAACAAGATACTTTAAATTAActgataaatatttatattggtATAAATCTCCAACTGCTATTAAAGCATCTGGTATGATTATTTGTAAAGATTATCATATTAAATTAGCTCCATCAACTCAT tcaAAAGAAGTTAAATTAGAATTTACACCAAAACATATGATTGCAGGtgcaacaacaattattcattatattaaatttgaaaatgaacaagaattaaaacaatGGACAGTTTTACCAATTGTAATAGAGTCATCAAATGATAGTggatcaaataattcaaatacaaGTGGTGGTAATCAATCAATGATTGGTAAGAAAGTATTTGGTGTACCAATTGAAAAGACAGttagtggtaataatgaaataccAGCAGTGGTTTTACAAACTATTGATTACATAGAGAAGAAAGCAATGGATATTGTTGGTATATTCCGTTTGAGTGGTTCAGTATTGACAATTGAACAGTGGAAAGCAAAATATGATAAGGGTGAAAAGGTTGATCTCTTTCAAGAGGTTGATCCTCATGCTGTAGCTGGtcttttgaaattgtatCTCAGAGAGTTACCAGACCCATTGTTAACCTATGAAAAGTATGATAATTTCATTGCAGctcaatcaattgatgatttcccatcaagaattaaattaattaaacatttGGTGAAATCATTACCACCGGTAAACTATGCGGTTCTCTCTTATTTAATGGCATTCGTTGGTAAGGTTGCAACTCATTCTGCAGCTAATAAAATGCAAGTTCATAATTTGTCGACTGTGTTTGGTCCAAATCTAATCAAAGATCGTCAAGATAGTGGTGACTATGGTAACAATGTCCAAGTGTTGGTTGAGGATACACCAATCATTAATGCATTGGCACTTTCACTCATTAGAGATTACCAATACATTTTCACCGATAAAGAAATACCAGAACAAAAGATATTGGCAAAGTCACTCTACGAGTATGCtggtaatgatgatggtaCAACCTCTGAGGATGATAAGGATCTTTTGTTCCCAAAGGGTGCAACAATTAAAGTCACTCAACAAGGTACCGATGGTTGGTGGACTGGTGAATATCAAGGTAAACAAGGTAAATTCCCAGCTTCCTACGTTGAGTTGTTACCTCATTCACCTTCAACCTTACTTCgtacaaaatcaaattcaaatcttacaaagaaaaagaaattcatgTTGGAGATGGAATCtactaaaactaaaaatcAAGAGATCGATAAAAATATCAAACAATTGGAAATCACtaaaaaagaattggaaTCAACCATAAACGATTTAGAGAATGAAAAAGCTGCCCTCGAAAATGATCCAACCATTAAAGCAATGATGAATCTTTTGGCAAATGCTAAAACCAATAAAGATATCGCTATGATTCCAAAGAATATCGATGTACTTTTCCAAAAGTTTGAAGAATATAAATCAAGTCATGAAGCATTGGCAACTACTAAAACTACTCTCATCGATGAATAtgaacaatttaataataatccaaaaaaaagattagatacaaaagaaaaagaacaaattcaacaaaaataTGATAATCTCTCaataattattgataaatctcaaaaaattagatcaaaaagtataaattcaaagaaaattataaatgatgatttagttgaattaaagaaaatattttctttataa
- the rabP gene encoding Rab GTPase, with the protein MNPNKIIDLKIITVGNYGVGKSSILKRFHQVDLDDNTTGFKTKKFIIDNHHVSVQTWDTSGQERFCSLSSSFYRNCDGVILCFSVDNEDSFKALDLWRDELIKFGYFPDRVPFILVGNKFDLEFKKHVINSKMAQDWCKYQKLKYQVGVNKELPDIIYHETSIEKLVSIDEAFINICRQAFENKIKISLSKLNNNNNNNEENNNNNNNNENNNYNNVPIFQIGQKIRSCCYY; encoded by the exons ATGAATCCAAATAAGATTATAGATTTAAAG ATTATTACTGTAGGTAATTATGGCGTAGGGAAAAgctcaattttaaaaaggttTCACCAAGTTGACCTTGATGATAATACCACTggttttaaaacaaaaaaatttattattgataatcaTCATGTTAGTGTTCAG aCATGGGATACAAGTGGACAAGAACGTTTTTGTTCACTGTCTAGTTCATTTTATAGAAATTGTGATGGTGTAATTTTATGTTTTAGtgttgataatgaagatTCATTCAAAGCTTTAGATCTTTGGAGAGATGAATTAATAAAGTTTGGTTATTTCCCTGATAGAGTTCCTTTTATTTTAGTtggaaataaatttgatttagaATTTAAGAAACATGTAATCAATAGTAAAATGGCTCAAGATTGGTgtaaatatcaaaaattaaaatatcaagtAGGTGTTAATAAAGAGTTACCCGATATAATATATCATGAAACTTCTATTGAAAAACTTGTATCAATTGATGAAGCATTTATCAACATCTGTAGACAagcatttgaaaataaaataaaaatttctctctcaaaattaaataataataataataataacgaagaaaataataataataataataacaatgaaaacaataattataataatgtaccaatttttcaaattggaCAGAAGATACGTTCTTGTTGTTACTATTGA
- a CDS encoding RING zinc finger-containing protein (meprin and TRAF homology (MATH) domain-containing protein): MSIDIKFTINDILFNQESLQKKNKYTCPICFEFIYKKQIYQCKSGHHACKECWEKSLETKKECMTCKSVVNSYNDLSRCLMVERAFDKKECCCIYSFTEQIVQGGTNCSPPDGASDQNQRKLIKDEENGCKEKIEVDQIDSHLINCQYKFVTCSFKGCEKILRMNSLESHQNECGFKLVICDFCKRDDIKKKELETHYKTCPMVPIDCSQGCSVKIERKSIIDHIENDCCNTQIPCKYFEQGCKVEMKRSELQNHLERVNHQTYMGILIDKLTNQVGHSKKTHDELLKKIEDLSLLIIKFSDACLKKQVLPKALDICSNGYRNKWIISNYSSLAKSKLNCKSLSSPILLILSHHFQVCVYPKGDENKEYISLYLRVNNIEEPNSLKVEYSFTLVNVLDKSKSITKRVDKIVFISPKEWGWGKFLLSDLINKENGWLSNDDKLTIEIYIKILNEEYEPLES, encoded by the exons atgtcaattgatataaaatttacaattaatgatattttatttaatcaagAATCAttacaaaagaaaaataaatatacatgtccaatttgttttgaatttatttataaaaaacaaatttatcaatgTAAATCAGGTCATCATGCATGTAAAGAATGTTGGGAGAAATCAttagaaacaaaaaaagaatgtaTGACTTGTAAATCAGTAGTGAATTCatataatgatttatcaagATGTTTGATGGTAGAGCGTgcatttgataaaaaagaatgttGTTGTATTTACTCATTCACCGAACAAATAGTTCAAGGTGGAACAAATTGTTCACCACCAGATGGTGCCTCAGaccaaaatcaaagaaaattaataaaagatgaagaaaatggttgtaaagaaaaaattgaagTTGATCAAATTGATTCTCATTTAATCAATTGTCAATATAAATTTGTTACATGTTCATTCAAAGGATGTGAAAAGATTTTAAGAATGAATTCATTAGAATCTCATCAAAATGAATGTGGTTTCAAATTGGTTATATGTGATTTCTGTAAAAGggatgatattaaaaagaagGAATTAGAAACTCATTATAAGACATGTCCAATGGTTCCAATTGATTGCTCACAAGGTTGTTCAGTGAAAATTGAAAGGAAATCAATTATCGAtcatattgaaaatgattgttGTAATACTCAAATACCatgtaaatattttgaacAAGGTTGTAAAGTTGAGATGAAGAGATCAGAATTACAAAATCATTTGGAGAGAGTGAATCATCAAACTTACATGGGCATtctaattgataaattaacaaATCAAGTTGGCCACTCAAAGAAAACTCATGATGAACTTTTGAAAAAGATTGAAGATTtgtcattattaattatcaaattcagtGATGCATGTTTAAAGAAACAAGTTCTTCCAAAGGCTTTGGATATTTGTTCAAATGGGTATAGAAATAAATGGATCATTTCTAACTATTCAAGTTTagcaaaatcaaaattaaattgtaaatcaTTGTCCTCTCCAATACTGTTAATACTCTCTCACCATTTTCAAGTTTGTGTTTATCCTAAaggtgatgaaaataaagaatacatttcattatatttaagagttaataatattgaagaaCCAAACTCATTAAAAGTAGAATATTCATTTACATTAGTCAATGTTTTggataaatcaaaatcaattacaaaaagAGTAGATAAAATAG tttttataaGTCCAAAAGAATGGGGATGGGGAAAATTCTTATTAtctgatttaattaataaagagaATGGTTGGTTAagtaatgatgataaattaacaatagaaatttatattaaaattttaaatgaagaaTATGAACCATTGGAGTcttaa